DNA from Rosa rugosa chromosome 6, drRosRugo1.1, whole genome shotgun sequence:
GAGGGGCATGTTGTTTTTGGACCTTTGGTGTTGGCTGCAGGGTATGTTGTTTTGAAGTTGGTTGTGGACTTGCAGATCTGCATTTCTATGCTTTCTTGAActttttttcagttttggagaTCAAGAACTTACTTTAAAGTTTGAAActcttttatttgttgaatttcgGTCTGTAATGACTAACTATTTTAAGTGTTTCCAGACTTTGTTTAATTTGTGAAGCTCTAATGATTTAATGAACTGTTGTACTAGGTTTCTGCATTTGTAAACTCGTGTTGAATGTTTCAGCAATGTTTAACTGCTTGTAGTTGTTTCCAGGTAGCTTGGGCCAATTGGGCCATGGATATTTGCTTGTTTATGTTCATGGTTTTGTTTTAATGGATTGATTGATCTACAAAAATTGGGATGtaaagaaaaaataagaaaagccCAACTAAGACCGAACCCGAACCGGGCCGAACTGAATATTCGGCCCACCGAAATAGTTCGGCCCACGTTATTTGGAAACAGTTTTCGGCCCAAATTATGCCCCAACCGATAGAAAAGGGTCGAACTCGGTTTGGGCCCAACACCGACCCGGCCCAACTCGAGCCCAGCCCTAAATTTATCGAGGCAAAGAACACCCTTTACGATTAACTCATACTGGTACAATCTATGCTCATGAGTTCTTACTGGCTAGTTAAAGGAAAGAGCTATAGCTCAACCAAAAAATTTCAATGGGTGTATATAAACCGTATGTTTGGCGAGTAATAATTCTATGGTCCCGGATTAGCACATGACAGTGCCAAAGAATTTAATTGGGTGTATATAAACTGTATGTTTGGCGAGTAATTATTCTATGGTCCCAGATTAGTTGTCACGCCAAAGAATTTAATTGGGTGTATATAAACCGTATCTTTGACAGTAATTATTCTATGATCCCGGACTACCACGGTCAAATTTGATGGAAACCTTgtagagattaaaaaaaaatttaaattaccCGTCAAGAATAAGTACATGTTCCTAACCAAAATAACACAGCAAATTTTGCCCCCCTTTTTTCGCTCAAGTAAAGGGACTAAGGGAAGTAAGTTAAAGAGTTTGGTCTGGGGATTTTTCGCTCATTCATGTCTGTAGATCAGTAGGGTATTTTCATTCCTTGTCCATTTTGTCCATATGAACCAATGACATCAACCCGAATCACCAGATATACCATGGTCCGGGACCATAATAAATTTTTTCCATGTTTAGCGATTACAGTATGAGTTCTGGGGTGTATGCACTTGTCACTTGTTCCCACAATAACAAATAGGATACTGAGAAAAATGTTTGTTACAGCATAACGCCATCATCACAAGGATAACAAGAGTGAGATACGGTTCTGACATCTCATTGCCTTCTACCATTATCCCAGCAACAAATTGACATCAACACATTCTTCTCCCCCAGTCCCTCTTCTAATGAGATAGCAAAAGTTTATTAAGCAAATACGGGATGACTCTGTCACATGCAACTTCATATTCTACAAAACCTGCACTGAACGCTTATTCCATTATGTCTTAATGGAGAACAAATTATCATTACTAtagaaataagaaaacaaaCTACAGATTCTTTTCAAATTGCTTGGTTATAAAACTTCCATAAAAGAGGGATACAAACCATTAGCCACCAATATGTATCATGGGCCTATTTGCTGTCTTTGCAATGTCAAACATTCCAGCATGCGAAGCTTTCTTCCTCTTCACCTAAAGCAAACATGAGAAGTCCTTGAAAACATATAGGAGAGCTGAAAGCTGAATTTGTATTAAAACATGATACTTAATCCAACACTAGACAGTAACATCTCTGAGGCATAGGCATTATTCAAAAGCAAATTTGTCGTACCGCTGAACCAATTATTTCCCTTAGTTCATGATCATCAGCACCCTGCCGAAGGGGATCTCTTAAGCTGACCTTCACAGTAAACATGTACGATATCAATAGCATAGCAACGAAGTTTATAAAATAATCCTATTGCAGATATAATAGAAAAAGACTCCAAGGAAATTCCATTTAGTACCAAAGAAGTCGGTTCACTTAAACCAAAGTCCACACCTACAAGCTTGTTGCATTGACTACAAGCTTCACCACCTTATTATATTTCACTGTCTTCAAAAGACGAAGGGTCTCATACAGCAGAGGTCCCATGGAGAACTACTAATCAGTCTAGTGACCTCTAATTGCCGGAAACATATTTCGAACTATCAGATCTATTAACTCCCCATTCTCATTCATAAGCCAATATGAACATAAGCATATACAGGTGTCAGATGGGCAGGTAAAGACTGGCCATAGTTTATGGGGAGTGATATGGGATCTATACAAAGAAAAAGTTAAATAGATACCCAACTCATTATATATATGCACCTCAATGAAGTGTTAATCACCCTTAAGGCTGCTTTAACTTTCAGTTTTGATAACTTGAGTAACTGATGACTCAAGAACAAAAAAAGTAATTGATGACGCCCACTATGAACCACATTCATTTCTTGGTTTAATACATCCATAAAGAAAAGTACACAGGACTTTACAGAACTAAAATGATAGGATAGATAGCCAATGCATTATTCTGTATCTTATTATGGTGTAGAAAGAGACGGAAGAAAAACCACAGCAAGTGGTCTAGTGGTTGAGCGTCTTGGTTAGGAAccgccaggcactgtgctgcaatgcacagttgaagCATTTCACATGTGCCGAGGGATAAATCCTCGGGCCTAAGAAGCCTTTGGGATACCAGACACTATCAAAAAAGAAGAGATAGGAGAAAAGAGTGCCACTAGACGCACTCTGGTTGCCAATCATGAAGACTCATCCGGACATGATTTCACTTTATCAACAATACTGATAGACTATCCAGAGAAGAGAATTAGTCTCTCTACAAGGTTATTTAATATCCCTAACAGGCTTCAGAATTTGGAGGTTAGAGCTATTCAGGTGATAGACATGAAAGCCTAAAAACAATTGTAAACTTCCTTATAGCCAGAATACCAACTAGTACCGTCACCTTTATGCTGTGTGATAAAATGTACTCATGGTTGAAGAAATCATAAACTTGGTGAGACAGAAGTTCATGGAATCAGGGGTTTGTCAGCGGCCATGTTCTTGGAGAggaaaacaaaaggaagaaaCCCTCTTTTCCCCATTAAAGGAAACActaaaaagaaatttaaaaatataacaCACACAATTCCATCTTGTAataatgaatttaagtatataGTCTAGAGCAAGgcctctatttatagggaaGACCCTAAAATCCCTAATTAATCTGAAAACTAGCCTTCAAAAAAGAATAATGCCAGTCGTCTACAATAAGCCAATAAAAGTAACAGAAAATCTAATTCACAATAGTGCTAATATAGCAAAGTGAACAGTAGCCAGCAAAAGAACTTCCTTGAAAAAGAGTCCCTGGTCTGGTCCTGTAATAATACTGCATTATCCCAAACTTGCCACTTGACTTGTCGCAAAAAGATGAAGTTCAAAATTATCTAACAGTTGGATtatttcaggaaaaaaaaacacatagaTCCTCAGGAAGTAAGCATGTCTAAATAGTCGGTGGTAGCAAGAGCCAAATTGGAAATCATGGCAAAGATCACAACATTACAATACTTGTCAAATGCTAATAACAAGATAAAGTACGGACAGGCATATGACTGACCTCTGAAGGACCAAACAAGCAAACTTTGAAGTTCCCATCAGCTAAGAGTCGCAATCTATTGCAACCAGCACAAAAATGCTCAGTCATTGATGTGATAAAAGAAACTGTACCAAGATGATCATCTATCCTGAAATTCTTGGCAGTATCAGTTGGGTGATCCTGAAGTCTTTTTAGGCCTGTAAAATGTTTTGCCTGTTCACAATAATAAGTAAATTAAGGAATGTACAACAGTATAGGGAACATTCAGACAATTAGTAGGATTATCCGTCAGAGTTCTACCTTACCACTCTATCCAACATTTCTGCGTAGGGTACAAGTTTCTTAACATTCCATACATTTCCATCAAAAGGCATGAACTCAATGAATCGAATGTTAATTGGCTTTTCACGTGTCAGCTCTACGAAATCGCAAATCTCATCATCATTGAACCCACGCATTACAACGCAATTTACCTGAATAAGAGCACAGATTACATATAAAGACGCATGCATTTGTATATACGGGGCGTAGGAATGATACTTGATAAGCACGTTCCCCATCAGCAAAACCAGAAACAATAAGTAATAGTAATCATAAACCCATCAACAAAAATGAAAGATTGCATAAGCAAGGAAAATGGTTCAAAAGCAAGAGTGTACCAGAATAAGTTTGAGAAGCAGGAAATACCTTAACAGGATTATAACCGAGGTCTATGGCAGCATTAATTGAGTCCATAACCCTTTCATGCCCTTTACGCCTGGTCAGAAATTCAAACTTTGCAGGGACCAAGGTGTCTAAACTAATATTCACCGCACTAAGGCCGCATTCTTTCAACTTGGGAAGTTTTCGTGCAAGAGTGATTCCATTAGTAGTGATAGCCAGTGTTTTTAGTCCCTTCAAGTTAGACAAGTGTAAGCATATGTCTTCAATATCTTTCCTGACGGTTGGCTCCCCTCCAGTCAAACGAATTTTATCGACTCCTGAGCTTACAAATAGATTAGCCAAACGAACAAGCTCATTCTGTGAGAGAATCTTAGGGCCAGGAGTGAGGCTGACACCCTCGGCCGGCATGCAGTATTGACATCGCAGATTGCAACGCTCTGTTAAAGAGATCCTCAAGTAAGTGTGCTGCCTTCCAAAAGAATCAATCAACATATTGGAAACAGGATTATCTTTTGGAAGCTCCTCCGGTAACTTGGCACAACAAGTTGCGTAAGGGGAGCCATTTTTCATTCGCTTTTGCTGATGAAGTAAGCCCTTGGCATCACCATTGCTGGACCCAGTTTCAAAGCATGAGCACTGATAAGATTAAATTATTTCCATGAGAATCATCAACTGGCTAGGCCTCTAAACTTATTCATCATAATATATGGAAATCCAAGCCCTGATCCTTACCAGTaatacaattgaaaaaaaaaaaaaaaaactgtattgGGGTAGAGGCTGTTAATGAAGATAGAACAAAGCTAAAGGTGAtgcaagaaaagagaaaagagagagatacCAAGAAAGAATTGAAATTTCCAAAGCCTGTACGCAAGTGGGGAAGCTTTGATAGATGGCGCTTCATCATTTTCACAAATGAAAGCAGAGAAGAAGAGTTATCTTTTATCTTGATATGGTGGGTAGTGAAACCAAAGCAGAGCAGAAATTGGGACCTAACCTTACCCGCCTCAATGTGTTTTAGTCCTTCCTTCCGTCCTTTTGGAATAGTCGAAAGGCCGCCTCAACTTCTGATAGCAATTGACCCGTCTTGGATCCTCTGTTCAAATCTCAACCGTAGTATACCATATGCCGCCAGTGGATGGTGCACTATCATTTCTTTTAATCTCGACCGTTCATTGGTATTATTGGCCTTTTTGATTTGTCCGTTACTGCGCCGCTCGGCTCCCGTTGCAGTAAAACTAAAAAggcagaaaataaaaagagatgaTCGAGTTAAGGTGAACTGGGTTTAGGGTCGGGTAAGTACCGAGGGAGCCGTCGGGTATTTGCAGTAAAACTAAGTTTGTTTGCATTTCTGTAATTACTCACTTGTTTTAATAGCTGATTTTGTGGCTGCAGTAGTCTTGGTCGGAATTCTTCCGCAGTGTCTCCAACCATAATTTTACGACTGTAATTATTTGTGATATGATCGATATTTACTATATTATCAATGATTGTTCATTTTTAACATACATGGTCGGCTCTTTGCCCtggaattatttatttatttatttactctCTTTTTTCTAATCTCTAGTGGGCAATGAGAAAGATATTGCCATGTTCTTCCAGATGATCTCATCTTGTCAAAACATGTCTGCTGAACTCAGGACTCTCTCTGAATAGATAAAATagttatataaataaaatagGTTGTTTGTCATTGAACTCCTAAGTTTGCTATGGAAGTTACCTCTTTAGGCACACATTTATTGGTTTGCCTTTCTGCTCATTCTTTAATATCTTTCGGGTGTCTCTTCCACCATCAGTATTGAGTAAAAGTTTACCCGGCAAATAATCATTATTGTTCCACCACAACTGCATTTGTGAATTTCAGTTGTTTTCTTGTTAACTTCAAACAAATTTGGTTCTTGGCATCATATTGATCAGAACCGTTCTAGTGGGTTACATTGAAATTTTAGAACCAAGGAGATGTACATATATATTAACTTTCATCATTTCGATTATCACTTGGTATTGTTCATCAAGGTCATAAGTTTGTGTAGAATTCATTTGAAGATCAAGATGTAGTTTTTGTTTTATCAAGTATAGACTTATTTGTGATGCTTAAAGTGTTATTCTACGAGACTATAAAATGGGCTCTCAAACTGAGACATTGACGTGCTCAAGTAGTACGTACCATGCTATTCAGGAGTTCTCAACCAGGTTTGTGTCGATATATGGGCAGCAGTTTCACCACCTTTTCCCAGCAGATGCATGACAACAGTGGGTAATACAGTTGAATCAGCAAGTCAAGATTCAACAACTGAGCTTGATGCACCTCTCCGCATCAAATTTAAGAGGCTTGATAAAACTGGCAAGCACATAATGCAGGCGTGCATCTATCTCTTGGCATTGATGATAAGAAATAACAGATGATCTCTTCCTATTGTCAGCAATTGTTAATTCTATGCTTTCCTCAGATTCTAGATAAGGAAGCTGTAGAGGAAGTGAGGAGGCAGAGAGAAATACCTGATATAAAGCCTGGTTATTTCGTGCAACTCAGAGTGGTATAATATATTCTCCTTGATGCATGTTATAGTGCTATATATCTTTTTTCTTGTGGATGCTTTTCTGTTGGAGACAATTTCTTTTGTTCCTCTCACTAAACTCCATATATATGTTAACAGGAAGTACCCGACAACAAGCGGCGTGTTTCAGTCTTGGAAGGCATTGTGATAGCAAGACGTAATGCTGGTCTAAACTCTACATTCAGAATCAGAAGGCTAGTTGCTGGAGTCGGGGTTGAATCTGTCTTTCCACTGTAAGAAAATCTGGTGTTTCTGTTTCCTAATATGGCCCTTTGTTACTACTGTTTTGGACTCTGCGTCAAGTGTGAAGTGTGAACCTGTGATTTTTGTAGTTGGATGACCTAGAAGCAGGATGTATCCATTTACCCTATTATGAGAAATAACTAGTACCATATGTATCACATAGTTGTACAACGTCCTGCATAcgatttttattaatttttgttgcAACTTATAGAGTAATGGCTCAAATAAAGAGTAGATATTTGTTGATTGTGTAATAGTATGGTTACTAGTCACGaagcccgcgcgatgctgcagGTCTCTTTTCTTTCTGAATTTTATACATAATAAAGTAGCTATTATAATTCAAAATTTGTCGGCTTATGTCCATAGCGCATATGTTATATAAATCTGATATAGAAAAGACATTAGTCTATCTGTAGGGCCATACTTGTTCACAAACTTACAAAGTTTATTCTTATCTaaactatgattaaaaaaattaaaataaaaaatctgccATTTTTTATGAGCGGTGGGTGTTGTCGTTGCTACAAGTGATGTTTATACATGtaagtagggctgtcaattctgacacgactcgaaacctgcaccgcacgattaaaaagcgggttgGTCGCGGATCAACCCATCATGACtcatttaataaacgggtcAGCCGCGGGTTAActcgccaacacgaagtgaacccgtattaAATAAGTCGGgttatatattttatataatcAGTGTAGACGAccgatttaaaaaaaaaaattataaatataaggGTCGAATAAGTCTTTTTCTCACTTTAAACAACTAGGGTTACCATTTCACTGTTAACACTATAAATTTAATCAactaatgcatttttttagttaaatgggtcgcatttTTAACCCTTAAATTAGTCATTTTGTCcaacacgacacgacctatttattaaataggttaagcgggttggaaatgggtaacccgtttaataaataggttgagtttgggtttaaattttcaacacgattattaaatgggttgggtttgtgtTTGTCTCTTATGACACGACAAATCCCTTAACCCGACACGAACCCGACTCGACAcaacccattgacagccctagatGTAAGgtataataatttattttttttgtaataacTGGAGGGACACTTTCgtaaaagaagaagcaaaacaGGGGTAGAATGGTCAAGATTCTATTCATTTTGTTTGTCCTTTTGTGAATGGATTTTAGGTTATAATTCCAAATCTTGCTATAAGTCATTAGTATAACTGTATAATTGTCCATCACTTAAACCGTTAGGATTATTTTTCCACTGTTTGATTAGTTCTTTCAGATAAACAGCAAAACATTGTAAATTACAAGCTCGATTGAAGCCTGTGACTTGTATTTGTCAAAGATTTGAACTCAAATTCTAAATATTGCATGTTTTATCATTTGTTACATTTTCTACTATGTTCGTAGTCTCTACAGAGTGACCGCTGACCGCTGTTAGTGTATGACAAGTATTCACCTAACATAAAGGAAGATAAAAGTACTGGACAAGAAGAAAGTGAGGAGGGCGAAGCTTTAATATCTCATGGACAAAATGAATGCTCTAAAGAAGCAATAGTGATCCATTTGCCTAGTGGGATAGAAATGATGTTCCCTATGATGTCCATGTATGACTTGGGTCCAAAACCATTTTTATTTGTCATCTTTGAGCATGTTAGATCTTTGAATCTTTTGCAAATCTTTGATATATTATGTGCTATTTTGCCCTTAGTAATACTTCTCTTTAGAGGATAGTGGTAGTTATTTGGAAGAGAATTTCAGTTTTGAAAGTTCTAATGATGCATAGGAGAATCCGAGCAATGAGACATCAGTGAATATTGCAGCACTAGTCCATTAATTACACCACTAGATCACCAACACTGGAGAACACAACAATTCATCGATAAGTCGAAATAAGTCCATTCACTAATTGATCACTGACATTGAGGAACATAGTAGACCATCGACCAACTATTTCTGACACTAGAGATCGCTAGAAGATAACTGATCAGTCAAAAACCTAATATCGAATAAACTTCAACAACACCTTTTTCTCCTTTAGTCTCTCATCTCAACCATGATTTCCCATGCTATGAAGTTCTTCTCGAGGTAAGCCCAAATCACTTATGTATTCAATGATATTGTTGCACATAATGTTGAACCTGAAGTCACCAATTATGTGTTACCTACTTGATCAACCACTATACTAAAAATGTAATCAGACGACAAAGGATATTTATCGTCTGAAGGAACTCAATACTTGAGGGTATCAGACAACAGAGGATATTTGTCATCTTAATTTTAAGATGACACAAATATTTCAAGACATGTGTTGTCTGTGTACACCAATTCATGTTTAATCTGTAGGGTCTCATGAATTCAAAAGACAGATGAGTATTGCAAAGATGAAAACCAACAATACCGGCCATTGTGTAAAGTGTATGGTTTAATGCATACTTCAAAGACATTATACTGGTTAACGGTGATCTTGGCCTGAGCTTGAGCTCAGGTGACAGCCCGTCTGACGGTTTTCCCGGAGGTAACACCCTTGAAGGTACTCGTGCCGCTGGCGGCAGCATGGGCAtgacccattatagctaattatgcttaggcaaatgcttatgtaagtacaCACTCGTCCAAtcatgctactgcactcgttgcACTCATACtcatccagttctgctactacacttgtactcatgttctgctactgcactcatcatcgTCTAATCCTTCTACTGCACTCGCTACACTCATACTCGTCTAGTTCTGCTATTGCACTCGTACTGATCTTGTTCTGGTACTacattctgctactgcacttgtactattccaattctgctactgcttGAAGATTAAGACAATATTGAAGGTTAGTTCTGCTATTGCACATGTACtcatccagttctgctactacacttgtactcCTCTAGTTCTACTACTGCTTGAAGATTAAGACAATATTGAATgttagttctgctactgcacttgtactcctccagttctgctactgcgcTCGTACTcctccagttctgctactgctttAGAGTAGTAGTAGTAGCAGAACTTGTAGAAGTTATTACCAGCTCCACCGTTCAACTCGAACGAGTCGTAACTCGGACCGTCCTGGTCATCAAACCGCCACAACTCGCTGATTCTGGACGAGTCAGACTGTGAGCCCCGAAAATTTATTTGTCGAGCTAAGTTGAAATCGTTGGCGAATTAATTTACAATCTTATTATTTCTTaagtgctcgagaatatttttcaaaaatgtTCACAAGTTGAAATTCTTGATTTAAGAGTTTgataataaagtacgcgacatgacgagttcgtgggaattttcggggaattttttggatacccgagctaatttttatgaattttggaagttttggtattaaagaaattatttaagaaaatattaaaaaaaaagtcataacCTTTTGACAATGGCATCACAGTAATTTTAACGAAaaattgtattaattcatgATTACGCATGAAATCTCAGAGATTATGTCTATTTTATTCTCCTTGGGTCAGGGCTTTGtatccttatttgtataaatctaatAAAAgatgggttttttgttttttgttttgtttttgttcaagtatatccagaatatgtgtctggctcaaactctaggttacttgtcgaagttgtaatagagttaatcttagagatattctcagagataaTATCattcattgtacgattatgtttccatgtacaactctgattctatgcttgtaatcctctatataaagaggtctcTATTAtcaatcctctatataaagaggtccctattatcaatgaaagagacaacaatttctctctcaaatatctaTTTCCTTAAACAGTTTTTaaaatttgattttttattttctgtgaATCCTGTTTGGACCCGAAAATCTGAAAACTTGGCCCAAAAATTTTTGGTACTGGTTCGGGCTCATTAAATTTTAAACAAAGCCCAGCTGTGCCCAACCTTAGTAGTACAAAAATGCCATAAACATAATATGTCGATGCCCTTGGCCAAGGCATTGACATGCATGTTTGAAAGTTTAGAAAGGTAAAGAAGAATACCACAAGGGCACAAAGATAGCATTGGAGTTGTGATTAAGCTTTTAATAGACAGTGAGCATATTGATgagaaaacaaatgaaaaagcCGAACAAGATGGTGGGCTTGAATGGTGAGACACCAGGCAGGCATCAGATGCCAAGTACCTGCCTGCCTAATTTTGATATTGACACTCAAATCACGTTCTTAATAACAAGCATGCCTGTCAAGACTTTTTGCTATTTTTATATGTGAAATTCTAACCGCGACGTGAGAATGAGATGCCATCTATTCTGTGGCGAAAAGATAGTcaagcaaaataaaaaaaagggcaaaCCAGTATATAAATACCGAGTGAATAAAAcctcttttattattatttattatattatTGGGTTGGTGGCCTTGTCAAATTTGATTATATCACACAGAGCTCCAGAGTTTCTGACTTTTGACTCAGTAGGTTGCCATTTTATTGGAGATCCCTCGTTATTTTCATTCTCTCTCAGACGAAACCCTAAGTTTGTTTGCATTTCTGTTTTAATAGCTGATTTTGTGGCCGCAGGCAGTAGTCAGCGATGGCGTTCTTGCGCAGTGTCTCCAAGCTCCGTTCACGTCTCGTAAGTAGTCTTGGTCGGAATTCTATATCTCAGATATTCAGCGATGGCCTTCTTCTGATTgcttttccttttggttttggtttgcaCTGCAGGGCCAGCAGTCTAGTCTCCGTGATTCCGCCAGATGGCTTCAAACGCAGACCACCTCCTCCGATCTCGTGAGACTTTTGATTCGATCTTTCTAAAATTTAAACTAGTAATCAATTCAATTGTGCTTTGTATCTTTGCCTTCTTGTACTAGATTAGACTGCCATTAATTAATTCTAGTTTCATGATCTTTATTTATTGTTTCCTTTCTACATGCCACTTTGTATTCCTGTTGGTGTTCATTGTGCAAGTAATGAAAAATATTACAGTCTAATCTAAATTGAAGCTTACTCATGCTCATCCTTATGTTGCCATGCAGGACCTTTATTCTCAGTTGAAGGAATTGATTCCAGAACAACAGGTGATCCTTCTAGTCCAGATATGACTGACTTATGATAGTTTAGAAATTTGAGCATTTCTGATATCAAGGCTAGGGAAGTCTTATACTTGATATATCTCACAATTATGATGTTTGGTACAGGAGCGTCTGAAGAAACTGAAGGCAGAGCATGGAAAAGTACAATTGGGCAATATCACTGTTGATATGGTAaagcattattattattattatttttaatttttaaaatggTTCTCCTTGTTGATAAGGTTAAGTTTGTAGTACTCAAAAAAGATGGAAGTCAGTCTTCGTTTGATTCTTCACAAATATATTCaacttttaattttgaattgacatgtgattaaAGTGTCTCATTATTTACTTCGTAGGTGATTGGTGGAATGAGGGGAATGACGGGGTTGCTGTGGGAAACCTCTTTACTTGATCCAGATGAGGTATATATTTGGGTTGCTCATCtttgaaattttctgaattatAGGAGCTACATAGTTTCTTTCCTAGTTCTTATAACAATTAGTTAAACAAATGATTATGATAAATTGACTGCTTTTCATCAGGGGATTCGCTTTAGGGGTTTGTCAATTCCAGAATGCCAGAAAGTATTACCAGCTGCAAAGCCTGGTGGTGAACCTTTGCCCGAGGGCCTTCTCTGGCTACTTTTAACAGGAAAGGTATGTGTTGTGTTTGAGGCATCTGCCATTACAAGATATATCCACAATGCACTCTTTAAAAGTAAACAAAGTGTCAATATATTGTAATGTATATAGCCAGAAATATCTGTAATTTTATATGAACTTCTGGTCGATGTATTCTAAGCCGACTATTTACATTtgtttgattttcaattttatgTGGTAGTTCTGGTGTATTCTAAAACACATTCTTCCCTGCCTGTGTTCCATAGGTACCAAGCAAGGAGCAAGTAGATGCATTATCCAGCGAATTGAGGAGTCGTGCCAAAGTCCCAGGTTAGTTATGGGCTTATGGCGCCGTTTTGCTTACTTCAGT
Protein-coding regions in this window:
- the LOC133717727 gene encoding GTP 3',8-cyclase, mitochondrial; this encodes MMKRHLSKLPHLRTGFGNFNSFLCSCFETGSSNGDAKGLLHQQKRMKNGSPYATCCAKLPEELPKDNPVSNMLIDSFGRQHTYLRISLTERCNLRCQYCMPAEGVSLTPGPKILSQNELVRLANLFVSSGVDKIRLTGGEPTVRKDIEDICLHLSNLKGLKTLAITTNGITLARKLPKLKECGLSAVNISLDTLVPAKFEFLTRRKGHERVMDSINAAIDLGYNPVKVNCVVMRGFNDDEICDFVELTREKPINIRFIEFMPFDGNVWNVKKLVPYAEMLDRVAKHFTGLKRLQDHPTDTAKNFRIDDHLGTVSFITSMTEHFCAGCNRLRLLADGNFKVCLFGPSEVSLRDPLRQGADDHELREIIGSAVKRKKASHAGMFDIAKTANRPMIHIGG